In the Sandaracinus amylolyticus genome, CGACCGAGGCGCGGTGCATCGCCGAGCGTGGCATCGCCCGTGCTGGGAACGGGCCGGAGGACCACGTGAACATCGCGGCCATTCTCTGTCCCGTCGACTTCTCCGCGAGCTCCGAGGTGGCCGCGCGCTTCGCTGCGTCGATCGCGCGCGACCTGGGCGCCGAGGTCCACCTCGCGCACGTCGTGCCGCTCCCGATGCCCGCGATGCCGGTGCCCGAGATCGGCCTCGCGCCACAGGAGATGATGGGCCCGCCGCTCCCGCAGATGCAGCGCGAGGCGAGCGCGAGCCTGCGTCAGCTCGCGACCCAGCTCTGCCTCGAGCCGCACGTGCACGTCGTGACCGGCACCGCGGCGCGCGAGATCGTGAAGCTCGCGCAGAGCATCGGCGCGGGGATGATCGTGATGGGCACCCACGGTCGCACCGGGCTCGCGCACCTGCTGCTCGGGAGCACCGCCGAGCGCGTCGTGCGCACCGCGCCGATCCCGGTGCTCGTCGTGCCGCACCACCGCGAGAGCTGACGATCGGTCCAGCTGGAGTGCTCGCTGGCGGAGGGCCCGCACGGGAGCGTGCCGCGCACGCGGACGGGAGGGCCCAGCGCCGGCGAGCCGATGGTTCGACACTCGCTCAGAACATCTGGTAGCCGGCGGCGAGCCCCACGATCACGACGGTCGTGTCTCGATCGACGAAGATCGGGTGCACGTTCGCGCTGATCACGAGCCCTCGCCGTCGCGCCCGCGTGCGATCGCCGAGCGACACCGCGAGCCGCGCCTCCATCCCGAGGTGCAGATCCGAGAGCCCGTCGCAGCGCGACGCGTCTTGGCCGCAGAGCCCGCCGATGCCGACGTCGAGCGAGGGGCCCGCGCCGAGCTGCACGCGCTCGAAGAGCGTCAGGTCGAGCACCATCGCGTTCGTCGACACCGCGAACGCGCCCTCGTCGCTCGCGATCACGTCGGCGAGCCAGAGCCGGTGCACCGCGTAGGTCGCGACGATGTCGTTGAGCTGCAGCCCGATGTGGATCGACACGCCGCCGCCGAGGCCACCTTCGTCGCCCACCGTCGCGCCGAGCATTCCGTCGGCGGCGAAGCGCACGCGATCGTCGGTGTAGTACTCGTCGGGCAGTGGCTCGAAGTACTGCTGCGCGTGCGCGCGCTGCGATGGACCGAGCAGCGACGCGAGCATCGCGAGCGCGATCGTGATCGCTTCGCGCGCGCTGCGTCGCGTCGCGCCGCATGATCGCTTCGTCGCGTGGTGGCGCTTCATGGGATCCCTCGTCCTCCCGCTCCCGATGCGAGGCGGTGCAGCACGCGTGCCCCCGTGGATGGAGCGCGATTTCGCGGTCGATCCGCGGCACGGTGCGCCGTCGCGACGAGGTGCCGCGTGGCGCCGCGGCAGGTCCCCGGATGGCCTCTTCGTTGCTGAGCACGAGGCAGCGCTCGCCGCGTCGCGCTCGCTGGAGGCGCGGCGTGCGAGCGACAGGAGGACCCATGTTGATCACCATCGTGACCTGGATCGTCTTCGGCCTCGTAGTCGGCATCGCGCGCGCGGTCGTGCCGGGCTCGCAGCCGATGAGCATCCCCGGCACCATCCTCCTCGGTGTCGCGGGCTCGTTCGTCGGTGGCCTCGTCGGCAACCTGCTCGCGGGCAACTCGGCGCTGCAGGTGCACGCGGCGGGCTTCATCGGATCGGTGCTCGGCGCGATCCTGCTGCTCGTCGTGATGATGTTCGCCACGCGGCGCCGGCTCGCGTGATCTCCGCCGTGCGTCGCGCCCACCGATGGACGCGACGCACGACGGAACGTCGTTTGCCAACGCGCACGGCCCCATGATCGTGAAGACCGTCAGGCCGCTCGAAGGTGCCCACGTCCTCGTCGTCGAGGACGACCCCGACATCCTCGAGCTCCACGCCATCTCGCTGCGCGAGGCGGGCGCGGACGTGCACGCCGTCGGCTCGGCGCACGCGGCGCTCGACGCGCTCGACGCGGGCGCGTCGTTCGACGTGATCGTGAGCGACCTGTCGATGCCCGAGCTCGACGGCTTCGAGCTGATGCGCCGAGTGCGCGCGCGTGGCGGTCGCGCGGCGGTCGTGCCCGCGCTCGCGGTGACGGCGCTGGGCGACGACGACCACGTCGACGAAGCCGCACGCGCCGGCTTCCACGCGCACGTCCGCAAGCCACTCGCGCCCGACGATCTGGTGCTCGCGATCGCGTGTCTGGTGCCCGCACGGGGTCGGGGTCCGGGTCGGGACCGGAACGGACACCGGGCCGGGTCCGGCCCCGAGACGGCCCGGGATCGCCGTCCAGCGGTGGAAGGCGATCCGACGCGACACGACGGCGATCCCTGGTCGTAGAACCGCCAGGAGGCGATCCACTGCGGGAACGACCGAGCCCGCGCCGCCGGAACACGATCCAGGCGGCAGCGACCGATCCGGCGCTCCCGGAACGCGACCGCGCCGCCGACGTTTTCTCCGGCCACCAGCGGGAGCCGGCGCGTCCCGGTCCGGTCCTCGCCCCCGGCCGGTCCCCCCGTTCCAGTCCCGACCCGGACCCCGCCCCCGACCCCGTCCAAACACCAAGCCCGCGTTCCCCAGAGGGGAACGCGGGCTTCTTCACCGACTCACCAGGGTCTCGACGCGATCAGGCGCACGCGCGGAGATGATCCGCGAGACGGTCCCGGAGCCGGCGCTCGAGCTGGCGCACGCGCTCGCCGCTCACGCCGATCTGCTCCCCGACCGCGCGCAGCGACGCGGGCTCGTCCGCGACCAGGCGGTGGTCGAAGATGCACGCATCACGATCGCCCAGCTGCTGGCGGAAGTGGTTGATCGCCGAGACCGCGCGCTCGCGCTCCTCGTGCGCCGCCACGACCTCCTCCGGGCCCGGCAGATCGTTCGCGAGCGTGTCCTCGACCGTGCGGCGGCTGCCGTCACCGGTCGCCGCGCTCAGGCTCACGTCGCGGTTCTCGAGGCGCGCGAGCAGCGACTCGACCTCGCTCGCGTCCACCCCGAGGCGCTCCGCGATCGCCTCGCGCGTCGGCTCGATGTTCTCGGCGAGCAGCGACGCATGCGCGCGGCCCACGTTGAAGAAGAGGCGACGGCCCGCGCGGGTCGTCGAGCTGCGCACCACGCGCAGACGATCGCGGAGGAACGCGATCACGTACGCGCGGATCCAGAGCGACGCGTACGTCGAGAAGAGCACCCCGCGCTCGGGGTCGAAACGGTCGGCCGCGACGAGGAGGCCGACGTTGCCCTCCTGGATCGCGTCCATCATGCAGCGCTGCAGCGCGGGGTAGCCGCGCACGATCTTCACCACCAGACGCAGGTGGCTCTCGACGAGACGGCGACGCAGCGACTCTTCGCCGGTCGACTTCATCCGCGTCACCAGATCGCGCTCCTCCTCGCGGGTGAGCATGGGAATCCGGGTGACCGCGCGCAGGTATGCGCCGAGGGAGCCTTCGCGTGCGCTGTGGATCGACATCGTTCCTCCGAGACGTGCAGGAGCGCGGGCCTCCGGGGCGGCGCGCATCGAGAAACCATCGGGTTCGTCGGGGGGTGCGCGGGGCCGTTCTGCACGGCTGGTGCCACGGCTCGGAGGGCCGAGATCACGTCGAGATCGCGAAAGACACGCCCTGAGTGCGTGTTCCCTGCTGTGGCACCGCGCCTCATGCGAGGCGTCCGCGCGCACGCTCCACCGCGCGCGCCCGGCGCACGGCAACGACCACCGGGAGATGGTCCGACGCCTCACGAACGAGACCCTTGTTGGGGACCTCCGCGGCGAGGACCTCGAGACCGGCGCCCACCAGGACGTGATCGATCCGCAGCAGCGGTCGCCACGACGGGTACGTGGCGCAGACGTAGCCCGGCCGCGCCAGCTGCTGCGCGTCGGAGAGCTTCGTCGTCAGACGTCGGTACGCGATCGACCCGCGCCCGCAGTTGAAGTCACCGAGCAGCACGGTGTGCGGCGACGACGTCCGCTCGATCTCCGCCGCGACGTGGCGGGCCTGGCCCATGCGCTCGACCGGGCCGAGCCCGAAGTGCGTCACGACCACGTCGAGCTCGCCGCCCGGCGCGGCGACGCGGGTGTGCACGAAGCACCGCGGCTCGCTGACCGCGCGCCACGTCGGCAGCTTCTCGGTGCGCACGTGCTCGATCGGATGGCGCGACAGCACCGCGTTGCCGTAGTGCCCGCGACCGTCGTAGAGCGCGGCGCCGAACACGTGGCTCATGCCGAGGCGCACCGCGATCGCCTCGGCCTGATCGAGCCCACCGCTGCGGGTGCGCCCCACGTCGATCTCCTGCAGGCCGATCACGTCGGCGTCGCAGGCGCGCAGCACGTCGGCGATGCGATCGAGCGCGCGCACTCCGTCGGTGCCGACGCAGCCGTGCGCGTTGTACGTCATCACGCGCAGCGTCGGCGGGTGCGGCATCAGCTCGACGTCGCCGTCGGTCATCGCCTCGTCGCCGCGGGAGCGCGGACCTCGCTCAGGTCGGAGCCGTCGCGCCGTCGCGCCCGCCTGCGCGCAGCTGCTCGATCATCTCGTCGATGTCCTTCTTCAGCGCCTCGCGGGTGCGCGGCGTGAAGACCAGCGCCGCCGCGGCGCCGAACAACGCGCCCGCGGCGAACACGCCGGGAATCAGCGCGGTTCCGACGACCGGGACGATGCCGACGGCGGCGATCGCGTTGCCCACGCCGACCGCGCGGAGCGAGCGGACGGCTTTGCGGACCCCGGGGCGATTGCCGATCGACGCGATCGTCTTCGTGATGTGGATCATCGCAGAACCTCCCCTGCGCCGTATCGAACGGGTGCTCCGGTGCGGAGCAAGCGAGGTGCCGCCCACGGATGCGCGAGGACTGCCCGCGCGGGAGCCCGGTTCGTGGGGGCAGCGCGCCACGCCGAGGGTCCCCGCGCCACGTCGGTTTCGCTTCGGAGTTGCGGAACTACGGGTAGCAGCGCGACAATGCGGCCCGTTCCGCCGTGCTTCCGCGCGATCGTGGAGCAAGGCGCGAGAGGAAGAGGACCTCGATGGCTTCGAAGGACCCGATCGTCTGTCACGTCTGCGGCTTCAAGAACGCGTTCGATGCCACGCGCTGCGTCTCGTGCGGCGCGAAGCTCGAGGCGGTCTCCGCCGACTACTCGACGGAGGAAGAGGCCGCCCGCAGGAACCAGCAGACGGGGTTCGAGCTCAAGTGGGTCGCGATCGCGTTCGTGATCTACTTCGTGTTCCAGGCGATCGCGCTCGCGGTGCTGCCCGCCGTGATCCCCGCGTACGACCCGTTCCAGAACGTGTGGGGGATCCTCATCTCGTCGCTGACGTGGTTCATCGGCGGCATCGTCGTCGGCTACGTCTCGCCGGGCCGCACGTTCCTCGAGCCCGCGCTCGCCGCGGTCATCGCGACGATCCCGACGATCAGCTACCTGATGTGGCGCACGCCCGGCGCGCCCGGCGACGGGTTCGACCCCTCGATCATGGCGTACACGGTCGGCGGTCTCATCGGCGTGATGGTGTCGCTCTTCGGCGCGTTCCTCGGCGAGAAGGTGCAGGGCGCGACGCGCGGCCACCGGGCGCGCTGATTTCCCCGCCCGAGCTCAGGGCCGCGACGCGCGCATCCCGAGCTGCGCGAGCCCGCACATCTCGACCAGCGCGCTCGCGCGCACCGCGATGATCTCCTGGGACGCGGGGTCGTTCTCCGCGGGGAAGAGCCCGACGTCGACGATGATCGCCGCGGCGCCCACCTCGAGGTACTGCGGCCCGTTGTCCGGCCCGATGCCGCCCGCCGCGACCAGCGGCACGCTCGGACGCACCCGCGCGAGGCGCTCCACGTAGTCGAGCCCGCCCAGCGCGCCTGCGGGATAGATCGCGATCGGACCCTCGTGCGCGCGGCTCGCGGCGAGCAGCTCGCTCGGCGTCGCGACGCTCGGCACGATCCCGAGCCCGCGCTGGCGGCACGCCGCGATCAGCTCGGCGTCGAACACCGGCGAGATCACCCACTCCGCGCCGGCCGCGAGCGCCACGTTGAGGTGCTCGCTCTCGACGACCTCGCAGAGCCCGACCATCGCGTCGGTGCGATCTGCGATCTCGGCCGCGATCTCCGCGACGAAGGGGACCGAGACCGGCAGCGCCAGGAGCGTGATGCCGCCGCGGGCCGCCGCTTCGGCGCGCGCGATGAGCGCTGCGCGCTCGGGCGCCTGGACGATCGCGGCGAGTCGCTTCTCGCGCAGGAGGTCGAGCGGGTCCGACATGGCGCCCCTGCGTACACGGCGCCCCTCGGCACGGTCAAGCCGCGGGGATCACGGGCCGATCCGGCGCGTATCTTCGCGCGACCGCACGATCCGACACTTCGCGGCGATCCGTCCGCGAACGATTCAACGTTTCACGAAACGTTGGAATGTGGGCGCGAAGACCCCGGTTGAGCGCCGAGACGCGAGGCTGGTACACCGGAGCACCGAGGGGGGCCGTTGATCTACGTCTACGTATTCGCGCTGGTGCTGGGGGGCGTGCTGCTCGGCGCGTCGATGCTGCTCGGCGGCGGCGATGGCCACGCGGACGGCGGATCGCACGGCACCGAGGGCGCGGCGAGCGCCGACGGGCACGATGCGCCGGGAGGGTTCGAGACGTTCCTCGTCGCGTTCCTCTCGCTCCGCTTCTGGACCTTCTTCCTCGCGTTCTTCGGGCTGACCGGCGTCGTGCTCGACGGGCTCGGCCTGGTGCCCAGCACCATCGTCGCGGCGATCCTCTCGCTCGCGATGGGCTTCGGCGCGGGCGGCGGCGCGGTGTGGCTGATGCGTCGCGTGCGTGCCGACGACTCGAACAGCGCCGCGACCTCGCAGGACTACGTCGGCAAGACGGCGCGCGTGCTCGTCGCGTTCGGCCCGGGGCGCACCGGCAAGGTCCGGGTCGAGGTGCGCGGCAGCACGGTGGATCTGCTCGCGGTGCCGATCGACGGCGCGTCGTTCGTGCTCGACGAAGAAGTCATCGTGGTCGAGATGGAGGGCACGCGCGCGAAGGTCGCGCGCCTCACGCCCGACCGTCTCAGCAAGGCCTAGAATTCCGCGCCCAGCACGGCGCGTTGATCGTCTACGCT is a window encoding:
- a CDS encoding universal stress protein, yielding MNIAAILCPVDFSASSEVAARFAASIARDLGAEVHLAHVVPLPMPAMPVPEIGLAPQEMMGPPLPQMQREASASLRQLATQLCLEPHVHVVTGTAAREIVKLAQSIGAGMIVMGTHGRTGLAHLLLGSTAERVVRTAPIPVLVVPHHRES
- a CDS encoding zinc finger Ran-binding domain-containing protein, producing MASKDPIVCHVCGFKNAFDATRCVSCGAKLEAVSADYSTEEEAARRNQQTGFELKWVAIAFVIYFVFQAIALAVLPAVIPAYDPFQNVWGILISSLTWFIGGIVVGYVSPGRTFLEPALAAVIATIPTISYLMWRTPGAPGDGFDPSIMAYTVGGLIGVMVSLFGAFLGEKVQGATRGHRAR
- a CDS encoding sigma-70 family RNA polymerase sigma factor, which codes for MSIHSAREGSLGAYLRAVTRIPMLTREEERDLVTRMKSTGEESLRRRLVESHLRLVVKIVRGYPALQRCMMDAIQEGNVGLLVAADRFDPERGVLFSTYASLWIRAYVIAFLRDRLRVVRSSTTRAGRRLFFNVGRAHASLLAENIEPTREAIAERLGVDASEVESLLARLENRDVSLSAATGDGSRRTVEDTLANDLPGPEEVVAAHEERERAVSAINHFRQQLGDRDACIFDHRLVADEPASLRAVGEQIGVSGERVRQLERRLRDRLADHLRACA
- a CDS encoding response regulator; amino-acid sequence: MIVKTVRPLEGAHVLVVEDDPDILELHAISLREAGADVHAVGSAHAALDALDAGASFDVIVSDLSMPELDGFELMRRVRARGGRAAVVPALAVTALGDDDHVDEAARAGFHAHVRKPLAPDDLVLAIACLVPARGRGPGRDRNGHRAGSGPETARDRRPAVEGDPTRHDGDPWS
- a CDS encoding endonuclease/exonuclease/phosphatase family protein; this translates as MTDGDVELMPHPPTLRVMTYNAHGCVGTDGVRALDRIADVLRACDADVIGLQEIDVGRTRSGGLDQAEAIAVRLGMSHVFGAALYDGRGHYGNAVLSRHPIEHVRTEKLPTWRAVSEPRCFVHTRVAAPGGELDVVVTHFGLGPVERMGQARHVAAEIERTSSPHTVLLGDFNCGRGSIAYRRLTTKLSDAQQLARPGYVCATYPSWRPLLRIDHVLVGAGLEVLAAEVPNKGLVREASDHLPVVVAVRRARAVERARGRLA
- a CDS encoding GlsB/YeaQ/YmgE family stress response membrane protein; the protein is MLITIVTWIVFGLVVGIARAVVPGSQPMSIPGTILLGVAGSFVGGLVGNLLAGNSALQVHAAGFIGSVLGAILLLVVMMFATRRRLA
- a CDS encoding bifunctional 4-hydroxy-2-oxoglutarate aldolase/2-dehydro-3-deoxy-phosphogluconate aldolase; the protein is MSDPLDLLREKRLAAIVQAPERAALIARAEAAARGGITLLALPVSVPFVAEIAAEIADRTDAMVGLCEVVESEHLNVALAAGAEWVISPVFDAELIAACRQRGLGIVPSVATPSELLAASRAHEGPIAIYPAGALGGLDYVERLARVRPSVPLVAAGGIGPDNGPQYLEVGAAAIIVDVGLFPAENDPASQEIIAVRASALVEMCGLAQLGMRASRP
- a CDS encoding NfeD family protein codes for the protein MIYVYVFALVLGGVLLGASMLLGGGDGHADGGSHGTEGAASADGHDAPGGFETFLVAFLSLRFWTFFLAFFGLTGVVLDGLGLVPSTIVAAILSLAMGFGAGGGAVWLMRRVRADDSNSAATSQDYVGKTARVLVAFGPGRTGKVRVEVRGSTVDLLAVPIDGASFVLDEEVIVVEMEGTRAKVARLTPDRLSKA